The genomic interval TGCGAGGCCTACAAGGTCCCGGCGGCGATCCTGCTGTCGAAAATCGACCTGCAGGATCCGGAGGCCGTCGCCGCCTTCCGCGCCGTGTACGAAGGGGCCGGCTACCGCGTGCTGGAGGCCGCCGCGCCGCAGGGCGTCGGCGTGGAGGAGGTACGGGAGCTGCTCGCGGGGTGCACGACGCTCGTGGCGGGCAATTCGGGCGTAGGGAAATCGACGCTCGTCCGGGCCATCGACCCGTCGCTCGACATCCGTACGGGCGAGATTTCCGAGAGCCACCGCAAGGGGCGGCATACGACGACCTTTTCGGCCATGTATCCCCTCGCCGGGGGCGGGGCGGTGATCGACACGCCCGGCATTAAGGGCTTCGGGCTGCTCGACATCGACGGGGCCGAGTTGTGGCACTACTTCCCGGAGATGATGCGCACGGCTCCCGGCTGCCGCTTCTACAACTGCACGCACACGCACGAGCCGGGCTGTGCGGTCGTGGAGGCCGTGCGGAGGGGAGAGATCGCCCCGGCCCGCTACGAAAGTTACTTGAAAATCCTCGACGAAGATGAAAAATACCGCAAATGACGAAGCCGCTTCCGACGGCGGGTTCGGCCTCGAAGCCGGACATCTTGCCGGACGGATCGCCTGCCTGGCGGAGTTCATGACCGCGGACCGCTATGCCGTGCTGCGGCGGACGGTCGCCGGCCGGACGCGTTATATGACGGTGCTGGCCGAGAACATGTTCCACGGCCAGAACGCCGCCGCGCTGGTGCGCCATTGCGAGGCGTTCGGCATTCAGGAGATGCACACGGTCGAAAGTCTCTGTCCGTTCGAGCCGAGTGCGGCCGTGGTGCGGGGGACCGACCGGTGGGTGGACATCCGGCGGCATCGTTCGACGGACGACGCGCTGGCGGCGCTCCGCGGCGCGGGTTACCGCATCGTCGCCACGACGCCCCACCGCGAGGACTGCACCCCCGAGACGTTCGACGTCGCGCGGGGGCCCTTCGCGCTGGTCTTCGGCACGGAGCACGCCGGGATTTCGGACGGGATCGTCGCCGCGGCGGACGAGTTCCTGCGTATTCCGATGTGCGGGATGGTCGAGAGTCTGAATGTCTCGGCCTCGGCGGCGATTCTGATCTACATGCTTTCGGAGCGCGTGCGACTCACGGTTCCCGGGTGGCGGATGCCCCTTGCCTCGCAGGCCGAGGTGCTGGAGCGCTGGATGCGCCGCAGCGTGAAGGATTCGGAAGAGATTCTGCGGCGGCGTTTCGGCAGCGGCGGCCTTTGAGACCGTCCGGCCGCGGGTTTCGCGCTGCGGCCGCGGTGACGGTCCGTTCCGCCGGGCGGCCGTGAAACGGCGGCTGCGGGGATGCTCCCGGGCGCGTGGACGTGTCCCGGTCCGGCGGAGGGAAAAATGGAAAATTCGGTTATTTCTATGAACGATACGATTTTACGGAAACAGTTCCTGGCCCGTGTGGCCCAGACTTCGCCTTCGCCGATGCTGGTGGAGGTGGCCCGGGCCGAGGGTTCGTTTTTCTATACGCCCGAAGGAAAGCGGTATTACGATCTGGTGGCGGGCGTCTCGGTGAGCAACGTGGGCCATGCCAATCCGGCCGTGGTGCGGGCCGTGCAGGAGCAGGCCGCACGCTACATGCACGTGATGGTTTACGGCGAGCTGATCGAAACCCCGCAGGTGGAGTACGCCGCGAAGATCGCGTCGCTGCTGCCTGCGCCGCTCGAGAGCGTCTATTTCGTCAATTCGGGCGCCGAGGCGGTCGAGGGGGCGCTGAAGCTGGCCAAGCGGTTCACGGGGCGCACGGAGATGATCTCGATGCGGAGGGCCTATCACGGTTCGACGCACGGCGCGATGACGATGATGGGCGCGCCCGAGGGCGAGGAGTGGAAAGGGGCGTTCCGGCCCCTGCTGCCCGACGTGCAGGCCATCGAGTTCAACGACTTCGCGCAGTTGGAGCGCATCACGCGCCGCACGGCCTGCGTGCTGGCCGAGCCGGTGCAGGGCGAAGCGGGGGTGCGGCCGCCGCGGCCGGGCTACCTCGAGGCGCTGCGCAGGCGCTGCGACGAGGTGGGGGCGCTGCTCGTCTTCGACGAGATACAGACCGGCATGGGCCGCACGGGCGAGCTGTTCGCCATGCTCAAGTACGGCGTCACGCCCGACATCGTCTGTCTGGCGAAAGCCTTCGGCGGCGGCATGCCGCTCGGGGCCTTCGTCTCGCGGCACGAGATCATGGACACGTTGCAGTCGAATCCCGTGCTGGGGCATATCACCACTTTCGGCGGCCATCCGGTCTGCTGCGCCGCGGGGCTGGCGGCCCTCGAATACCTCTTGGAAAACGACGTCGTGCGGCAGGTCGAGACGAAGGGGGCGTTGTACGAGGAGCTGCTGGGCGGCCATGCGGCCGTGCGGGAGATTCGCCGCAGCGGCCTGCTGCTGGCCGTCGAACTGGGCGATTCGGCCCGGCTTTACCGCATAATGGAACTGTTCCGGGAGGAGGGCATCCTGAGCGACTGGTTCCTCTTCTGCGACACGGCGTTCCGCATTTCGCCGCCGCTGACGATCTCCGAAGAGGAGGTGCGCGGCAGCGCGGCGGTCATTCGGCGGTGTCTGGACCGGCTGTGAGGGCGCCCCGTATGCGAAAACCGCCCCTGCGACACGTGCGGTCGCAGGGGCGGCGGTTTTCGCTCGCCGGCGGTCCCGGGGTTACGCCTCCCCGGCGAATGCCTTCAGCCGCGCGATTTCCTCGCTCCAACGGGCTTCGTCGGGGGTTTCGAGAATCAGCGGAATGCCGTCGAACCGCTTGTCGCGGGCGATGTAGCGGAAGCATTCGATGCCGATTTGTCCGTCGCCCAGCGGCGTGTGGCGGTCCACGCGGCTGTCGAGGGGCTTCATCGCATCGTTCAGATGCATCCCCCTGAGGTAGCGGAATCCCACGACGCGCTCCAGCTCGGCGAACGTGGCGTCGCACGCCTCGGCCGTGCGCAGGTCGTATCCCGCGGCGAAGGCGTGGCAGGTGTCGATGCAGACGCCCACGCGCGACTTGTCCTCCACGCGGTCGATCAGGTAGGCGAGGTGCTCGAACCGGAATCCGAGATTCGAACCCTGCCCGGCCGTATTCTCGATGACGGCCGTGACGCCGTGCGTGCGGTCCAGCGCGAGGTTGATCGACTCGGCGATCCGGTCGAGGCTCTCCTCCTCGGCGATCTTCTGCAGGTGGCTCCCCGGGTGGAAGTTCAGCCGGTCGAGTCCCAGTTGCTCGCAGCGCCGCATCTCGTCGAGAAAGGCGGTCCGTGATTTTTCGAGCGCCTCGCGCTCGGGGTGTCCGAGGTTTATCAGGTACGAGTCGTGCGGCAGGATCTGCGCCGGAGCGTATCCCAGCTCGTCGCACGCCTTGCGGAAGGCCGCTATCTGTTCCGCGCGGAGCGGGGCGGCGACCCATTGCCGCTGGTTCTTGGTGAAGAGCGCGAAGGCGGTGGCGCCGATCGCGTGCGCATTGGCGGGGGCGTTCTCCACGCCGCCCGAGGCGCTTACGTGTGCTCCGAAATATTTCATCTGTCGTGTCAATCGGTTTAAGTTCCCGACAAATGTAAATATTTTGTAAATAAATTCATAACTTTGCTACTTGAAAATACAATCGCTTCATTATGAAACATTTTTACCTGCTGCTCGCCTTGTCGTCGTTTCTGGTCTCCGCTCTCCCGGCCGCGGCGCAGATTTCGATCGACGAAGTGAATGCGGAACAGGAGGGCGTGACTTTCCGCGACCGGCTGAAATCGACTCCCGTGGATGTCGATTATTTCAGCCTGGCCCGTTACAAGGCCGAGCGGGCGGCGATCCGGAAGGAGCGCAACTACCTGGAGATAAAGGCCGACTTGCAGGGATCGCTCACCTCGTACAACGATTCGTGGATCGCCGTGTCGGGCGGTGACAACTCCATCGCGCTGACGGCGACGCTTTTCCTGAAGCATACCTTCACGAAGAATCTCTTCACGGTAGAGACGATTTTCAACGCCAAGATGGGCTACAACCGGATGCGGGTCGAGACGACCAACGACGACGGTTCGACCGACAGCAACGGCGTCTGGTTCAAGAATCTGGACGAATTCGACATTTCGGTCTCCCCGGCCTTCAAGATGTCGAAGAACTGGTCCTACGGTTCGATCTTCAAATTCCGCAGCCAGTTCGTGAACGGCTATGTATCGCGTACGGAGCAGGAGCGCAAGCACCTGAAAAGCACCTTCATGACCCCGGGTTATCTGGATATTTCGTTCGGTTTCACCTACAACTGCCCGGTCAAGAAGTTTCCCATCGTCATTAACCTCTCGCCGTTGTCGCTCAACGCCACCTTCGCCGAGAGCGACTGGATTCGCCGGCGGCAGGTCGATAAGGACGGCAACGAGATCAAGCCCGCCTACTCCTACGGTATCGAGGACCCCGACAAGACGTCGAAATACGAGGGCGGCTCGTCCATTCAGATCGACTTCGACCGGACCTTCGGCAAGTCGAACTACCTGCACTACAAGACCCGTATCTCGGGATTCTACGGCTGGATGACCGACCTGGGACAGAAGAACAAGATCCGCGACTACACGGAGTACCGTCTCGCCTACGAGAAGTGGCTGAGCGGCGGCCAGAATATCAAGGACAAACCCCGCCTGCCGATCCATCCGACGGTACGCTGGGAGAACACGCTCGAAATCTACGCCACGAAGTATATCAAGACGACGCTCAACTTCCAGCTCTACTACAACCGGGCGCAGAATCTCGACGTGCAGACCAATACGCAATTGCTGGTGGGTCTGACCTATACCTTCAAGAACAAGTAATTCCGTAGCGGCCGCGGGCCGCGTCATGCGATGTACAGAAATTCGAAACATACGGTGATTTTCCCGCTGATCCTGTCGGCGGGCGTCGTGCTGGGCATCCTGCTCGGCCAATATCTCGGACGGCACGACACGGCGTCGCAGATCCGGGGGATGCTGAGCCACATGTCCGTGCCGTCCAACAAACTGACCTATACGCTGTCGCTCATCGAGAACCGCTACGTCGATTCGGTGTCGATGGATTCGCTCGCCGAGCACGTCATTCCGCTGCTCGTGCGGGAGCTGGACCCCCATTCGGTCTATATCCCCGCGTCGGAGATGGCCGCGCTGAACGAGCCGCTCGAAGGCGAGTTCGACGGGATCGGCGTGGTGTTCAACATGGCCACCGATACGGTGATCGTGCTGAACGTCATCCCTCACGGCCCGAGCGACAAGGCCGGCGTCAAGGCCGGGGACCGGATCGTCGAGATCGGCGATTCGCTCGTCGCCGGGCGGAAAATTCCTCAGAACGAGGTGGTGAAGATGCTGCGCGGGCCGCGCGGCTCGAAGGTCCGTCTGGGGCTCGGCCGGCAGGGGATCGACGGACTGGTGGAGGTGGAGGTCGAACGCGGCATCATTCCGATCCGGAGCGTCGAGTCGGCCTTCCGCATCGTGGACGGCATCGGCTATGTCAAGCTGGGGCAGTTCGCACGGACGACCGCCGGGGAGTTCCGTGCGGCGCTGGATACGCTGCGGGCGCAGGGAGTGTCGAAGCTCATCTTCGACCTGCGCGGCAACTCGGGCGGATTCCTCGACCAGGCCATCGCCGTGGCCAACGAATTCCTGCACGAGGGGCAGTTGATCGTCTATACGGAGGACCGCCGCCACGAGCAGTTGCGCGAATACGCCGACGGTACGGGATCGGCTCAGGAGATGGAAGTGGCGGTGCTCATCGACGAGGCCAGCGCTTCGTCGAGTGAGATTCTGGCCGGCGCCCTGCAGGACAACGACCGCGGCACGATCGTCGGCCGCCGTTCGTTCGGCAAGGGGCTCGTGCAGCAGCAGATTCCCTATGCCGACGGATCGGCCCTGCGGCTGACGACGGCCCGCTACTACACGCCGACGGGGCGTTCGATCCAGAAACCCTACACGATCGGCGACGACGAGAGCTACGAGGAGGATCTCTGGAACCGCTACCGGAACAACGAGTTCTTCTCGGCGGACAGCATCCGCTTCGCCGATTCGCTCAAGCGCACGACACCCGGCGGGAAGGTGGTCTATGGCGGGGGCGGCATCATGCCCGACGTCTTCGTGCCGGCCGACACGACCGACGTGACGAAGTATTTTATCGAGGTGGCGGGACGCAATATCCTCTACCGCTATACGATCGAATATGCCGACCGGCATCGCGACGCGCTGAACGCCGTGCGGACGATCGGCGGGCTGGACTCGCTGCTCGACGGCGACCGGAGGCTTTTCGACGATTTCATCGCCTATGCGGCCCGCAAGGGCGTCGCGCCGCGTTACGACGATATCGCCCGCTCGCACAAACTCATCGAGGCGCAACTGAGGGCCTACATCGGGCGCAACACGTCGCTCGAGGACGACGGATTCTATGCACAAATCTATCCCGTGGACGACGTGATCGTGCGGGCCATCGGGATTCTGAACGGAAAGCGGGATGATTAAGCGACTGATCGGCTGGATCGCCGCATTGGCGACGCTTTTCGCGGTCGCGGCGGCCGCGCTTCGGTGCGGCGAATACCGTTCGACGCTCTCGCTGCGTGCGGAGCGGACCGAAGCCTCCGCCGGCGTTCCGGGTGGGACGTTCCGTTCCGGTGCAGGGGAAACCTCCGCCCGGGAGGCGGAGAACGGGAGCCGCGGCGCAGTCGCTGCGGACTCCGTGTCCTCCCGCTGAGCCGGGAGCGGTTCCGCGCCTGCCGGTGCGGTTCTTTTTCGTTCCCGGATCGGTTCCGGGAAATCAAGAGCCCTGCAATGAAATTACCCCTGCGGCATTCGCTGCCGCAAGGGTAATTCGGTTCGTTTTCGGTTTTCTCCGAATCCGTTCGTATGCTCTGCCGCCTCTCTTTCGGACCGGACCGGGCGGATCGGACCGGGCGGATTTGCCGGAACCGTCGGATTTCTCCGAGGCCCTGCGGAGGGCGGTCGCCGGATTAGTAATATTTCACGGGTTTGCCTTCGATGGCCGAGAGCAGGTTGTTCGCGGCCGACGAGGCGCCGATGCGGAACAAGTCGGTCGTGAGCCATTCCCGGCCCAGAATCTCCTCGACGATCGTGTAGTACAGCGCCGCGTCCTCGGGCGTGCGGACCCCTCCGGCTGCCTTGAAGCCGACCTTGCGGTCCGTCTTTTCGTAATAGTCGCGGATCGCCTGACACATGACGACGGCCGCTTCGGGCGTCGCCGCCACGTCGATCTTGCCGGTCGAGGTCTTCACGAAATCCGCCCCTGCGAACATGGAGAGCAGCGAAGCCCGTCGGATCAGTTCCGGCGTTTTCAGCGCTCCCGACTCGATGATGACCTTCAGCACGACGTCTTCGTCCAACTCCGAGCGGATCACCTCCACTTCGTTGGCCGCCTCGTCGTATTCGCCCGTGAGCATTCGTCCCACGTTGAGCACGATGTCTATTTCGTCGGCTCCGTTCTCCACGGCCATCGCCACTTCGAGCGCCTTCACTTCGAGGTAGGTCTGCGATGCGGGGAATCCGCCGCCGACGCTCGTGATACGCATCGGCGTGCCGTCCACGGCCACACCGACGGTCTCGACGAACGAGGGGTAGATGCAGATCGACGCCACGTTGGGAATATGCGGGTATTTCTCGTAAAACTCCGCGGCCTTGCGGGCGAACTCCGTGACGGAGGCCACCGAGTCGTTGCACGAGAGTGTCGTGAGGTCGATGGCCGAGTAGCAGAATTTATAAACTTCCGCGTTGCGGTTGCGCTCCCCGGCGGCCTTGCGGATGCGGGCTACCTCTTCCTCCACGTGTTCCGCGCTCCATGCCGGGGCGTATTCCTTCAGGTGATTGGCGTATTCCATGGTATCGCTGTTTTCGACAAAATTAGAAAAATTATTCGATCTCCGCCCCTCTCCGGCCGGATTTATTTTCTGTTCCGGAGGCCTCTCCGGGCTTTCCTGCTTTCGGGAACGGCGTCCGGATTCCTTTTCCGAAGAGGCCGGGCTGTTTCGGGGGCGCTTCGGAATGGCATCCGCGGCCGTCCCCGGAGTCGTTGTGCGAGTCGTATCGGACATGGCGTCCGGGCGATACGTCCGGGATTGTTTCGGAATGGCCCCGCGAAGTCATGTCCGGGACCGCTCGATCCATATCCGTGTCGGCGGGCGTGTGCTTCTGCGCAACCGCCTGCCTCCGCACATTGCCCTCTCCTCTTATTTCCGTCTGTTTTTGCGTTTGGGGTTCCCCGCGGACGGCCGTCCCGTTGCTCTGCATTCCTGCCGCCATCCCTTTCCTGCGGCGCTCTCTCTTTTCCTTCGTATGCGTTTTCCCTGCAAAAAGAGAGCCCGGACCGCGAAGGTCCGGGCTCTTTCGCAGCGGAGATTCTCCGCCTCTTCCGAATTATTTCTTCAGTGCCTTCAGGTTCACGTCCTTGGCGGCCTTCTTGGCCAGCTCGGGATTCTTCGACGTAGCGCTCTTGAGCTGAGCCTCGGCGCTCTTCATGTCGCCTTCCTTCACGGCGATCACGGCGCGCAGGTAGTCGGCGTCGGCCGAATTGTCCTTGGCGATGGCCTTCTTGGCGCCGGCCAGGTCGTTCGACTGTACCAGTGCGATGGCGGCGTTGTAACCCTCGAGGTTCCGGGCAGCGGTCTTGTAGTCGCCCTCGGCGGCAGCCATGGCGGCCTTTGCCTGAGCGTCGGCGGCTGCGGTGTACTTCTTGGCCTCAGCGGTGTTGTTGTTGGCGAGGTTGGCCAGCAGGAGGTTCTTGTTCAGCTCCTTCGACGAATCCATCTTGGCGGCCTTCTCGAACGACTTCAGGGCGGCAGCCTTGTCGCCGACCTTCGTCTGGGCCACGCCGAGGTTGTTGTAAACGCGGGCGTCGTTGTACTTCTTCGAAGCGGCGGTCAGGATGGCTACCTGCTCCTTCGGGCAGTCGGTCAGCTCCTGAGCGGCGAAGAGGTACTCCTCGACGGTCAGCTCTCCGCCGTTGCGGTAAGCGGCCATGATCTCGGCGTCGGTCTTACCCTGCAGGTCGGTGGTGTTCACGATCTGCGAGCGGCGCAGCTCGGGCAGGATCTCCTCCTTCAGCTCGTTGAATACGGCCGACATGTTCTTGATTTCGCTCTCACGCTCGGCGGGCGAGTTGTAGAGGCTCAGCACCTGGAGAATGAGGTTCTTGTCCTTGATGTTCGACTTCTCGACCAGCTCCTTGAAACCGTCCCAGTCCTCGCCGTAGGCTGCGGCGTCGATATCGAGGCCCGAATCCTTGAGCAGCTTGGCGATCACCTTGTGACCCGATTCGCTGCGGGCTTTCGACAGCTTGTCGTTGAACTTCTCGGGACCGTCGGGCGAAGCGTAACCCTTCACGGCGATGTTCTGCGTTGCGCGGTCGTTCGTGAGGTTCTTGTCCACGTTCTCCTTGAATGCGCCGAGGTTGGCGGCCTTCTCGTGCTTCTTCGTCACGACCGACGAGTTGATCGTGTAGAGCAGGTCGGTCTTGTCCACTACGGTGGTGATGCGCTTGAAGTTGTTGTCCATCTGCTCCATCAGGTCACCGTATTTGATGTCCTTCTGCAACGTGTTCAGACCGTAGGCGAC from Alistipes dispar carries:
- the rsgA gene encoding ribosome small subunit-dependent GTPase A; the protein is MEKRFTGTVVRATGSWYEVRRDGETVRCRMRGRLRLQGRRSTNPVVVGDEVACEADDGGDYVIADIAPRRNYVIRRASNLSKESHIIAANVDRALLVVTLRAPETATEFVDRFLVTCEAYKVPAAILLSKIDLQDPEAVAAFRAVYEGAGYRVLEAAAPQGVGVEEVRELLAGCTTLVAGNSGVGKSTLVRAIDPSLDIRTGEISESHRKGRHTTTFSAMYPLAGGGAVIDTPGIKGFGLLDIDGAELWHYFPEMMRTAPGCRFYNCTHTHEPGCAVVEAVRRGEIAPARYESYLKILDEDEKYRK
- a CDS encoding TrmH family RNA methyltransferase, with amino-acid sequence MKNTANDEAASDGGFGLEAGHLAGRIACLAEFMTADRYAVLRRTVAGRTRYMTVLAENMFHGQNAAALVRHCEAFGIQEMHTVESLCPFEPSAAVVRGTDRWVDIRRHRSTDDALAALRGAGYRIVATTPHREDCTPETFDVARGPFALVFGTEHAGISDGIVAAADEFLRIPMCGMVESLNVSASAAILIYMLSERVRLTVPGWRMPLASQAEVLERWMRRSVKDSEEILRRRFGSGGL
- a CDS encoding aspartate aminotransferase family protein — its product is MNDTILRKQFLARVAQTSPSPMLVEVARAEGSFFYTPEGKRYYDLVAGVSVSNVGHANPAVVRAVQEQAARYMHVMVYGELIETPQVEYAAKIASLLPAPLESVYFVNSGAEAVEGALKLAKRFTGRTEMISMRRAYHGSTHGAMTMMGAPEGEEWKGAFRPLLPDVQAIEFNDFAQLERITRRTACVLAEPVQGEAGVRPPRPGYLEALRRRCDEVGALLVFDEIQTGMGRTGELFAMLKYGVTPDIVCLAKAFGGGMPLGAFVSRHEIMDTLQSNPVLGHITTFGGHPVCCAAGLAALEYLLENDVVRQVETKGALYEELLGGHAAVREIRRSGLLLAVELGDSARLYRIMELFREEGILSDWFLFCDTAFRISPPLTISEEEVRGSAAVIRRCLDRL
- the nfo gene encoding deoxyribonuclease IV; protein product: MKYFGAHVSASGGVENAPANAHAIGATAFALFTKNQRQWVAAPLRAEQIAAFRKACDELGYAPAQILPHDSYLINLGHPEREALEKSRTAFLDEMRRCEQLGLDRLNFHPGSHLQKIAEEESLDRIAESINLALDRTHGVTAVIENTAGQGSNLGFRFEHLAYLIDRVEDKSRVGVCIDTCHAFAAGYDLRTAEACDATFAELERVVGFRYLRGMHLNDAMKPLDSRVDRHTPLGDGQIGIECFRYIARDKRFDGIPLILETPDEARWSEEIARLKAFAGEA
- a CDS encoding DUF3078 domain-containing protein — translated: MKHFYLLLALSSFLVSALPAAAQISIDEVNAEQEGVTFRDRLKSTPVDVDYFSLARYKAERAAIRKERNYLEIKADLQGSLTSYNDSWIAVSGGDNSIALTATLFLKHTFTKNLFTVETIFNAKMGYNRMRVETTNDDGSTDSNGVWFKNLDEFDISVSPAFKMSKNWSYGSIFKFRSQFVNGYVSRTEQERKHLKSTFMTPGYLDISFGFTYNCPVKKFPIVINLSPLSLNATFAESDWIRRRQVDKDGNEIKPAYSYGIEDPDKTSKYEGGSSIQIDFDRTFGKSNYLHYKTRISGFYGWMTDLGQKNKIRDYTEYRLAYEKWLSGGQNIKDKPRLPIHPTVRWENTLEIYATKYIKTTLNFQLYYNRAQNLDVQTNTQLLVGLTYTFKNK
- a CDS encoding S41 family peptidase codes for the protein MYRNSKHTVIFPLILSAGVVLGILLGQYLGRHDTASQIRGMLSHMSVPSNKLTYTLSLIENRYVDSVSMDSLAEHVIPLLVRELDPHSVYIPASEMAALNEPLEGEFDGIGVVFNMATDTVIVLNVIPHGPSDKAGVKAGDRIVEIGDSLVAGRKIPQNEVVKMLRGPRGSKVRLGLGRQGIDGLVEVEVERGIIPIRSVESAFRIVDGIGYVKLGQFARTTAGEFRAALDTLRAQGVSKLIFDLRGNSGGFLDQAIAVANEFLHEGQLIVYTEDRRHEQLREYADGTGSAQEMEVAVLIDEASASSSEILAGALQDNDRGTIVGRRSFGKGLVQQQIPYADGSALRLTTARYYTPTGRSIQKPYTIGDDESYEEDLWNRYRNNEFFSADSIRFADSLKRTTPGGKVVYGGGGIMPDVFVPADTTDVTKYFIEVAGRNILYRYTIEYADRHRDALNAVRTIGGLDSLLDGDRRLFDDFIAYAARKGVAPRYDDIARSHKLIEAQLRAYIGRNTSLEDDGFYAQIYPVDDVIVRAIGILNGKRDD
- the deoC gene encoding deoxyribose-phosphate aldolase, which gives rise to MEYANHLKEYAPAWSAEHVEEEVARIRKAAGERNRNAEVYKFCYSAIDLTTLSCNDSVASVTEFARKAAEFYEKYPHIPNVASICIYPSFVETVGVAVDGTPMRITSVGGGFPASQTYLEVKALEVAMAVENGADEIDIVLNVGRMLTGEYDEAANEVEVIRSELDEDVVLKVIIESGALKTPELIRRASLLSMFAGADFVKTSTGKIDVAATPEAAVVMCQAIRDYYEKTDRKVGFKAAGGVRTPEDAALYYTIVEEILGREWLTTDLFRIGASSAANNLLSAIEGKPVKYY